In Paenibacillus sp. FSL R7-0345, a single window of DNA contains:
- a CDS encoding methyl-accepting chemotaxis protein gives MKRPRNVQLKSVGVKLFVILFSTIVLLSTVLGLTSYYAAKGIITDEVAAASSQSIVQAADKLDFLFAEYEALSRQFAVDSTLKADMELVNNSEAGTVAKVAAEDRIRRKLDSVKGSDDRLVAIRLVSRSLVDAESYKSAGVSAVRSGEDIQARINRIDEGKGQPVWFPVLDKGFFGMYSESSMTMGRLLRNIQNPAAEYYMLVEIKGSALTDVLSNLHIGQSGEIRILDPQGSIVYGAENALLGQASYIQVNGEQPDGQEQSFTANDEQDKSQLVVYQPLATGGWTLIGYAPVRDFTKSADKLLYITFAVVLAAALIALLIGYVLVRLIGRPLGKLARLMEEGEQGNLQVRTNFKGQDEIGRLGHSFNKMMEQISLLASQSSRSAAEVLATSEQLVTASGATASHAREVAEATGEIAQGAASLAAEAEAGNRNVERMGGKMREVAGINTIMDSSAERVLAVSEQGAGLMKMLVAQSESTVQMMNLIQENSARLQESTHLIRNILSPMIAVTKQTNILALNASIEAVRAGAAGRGFIVIANEIRGLANQSSQSIQSVSGIIEEISRHIENTVKVVSEADPLFREQITSVRESSVIFESVRSEMEALLELISQSSSSVAELDSYQHQLGESMASVTSVVQQTSASTQEVASMSSQQFIVSEELVALSAKLEELAENLKQSLVSFEG, from the coding sequence ATGAAACGGCCGCGAAACGTACAATTGAAATCGGTAGGCGTCAAATTGTTTGTTATTCTCTTCAGTACCATTGTCCTGCTGTCCACCGTGCTGGGATTGACCTCTTATTATGCAGCTAAAGGCATTATTACGGATGAAGTAGCAGCAGCCTCATCGCAGTCTATTGTTCAGGCAGCGGATAAGCTGGATTTTTTATTTGCGGAATATGAAGCGCTCTCAAGACAGTTTGCTGTTGATTCTACGCTAAAAGCCGACATGGAGCTGGTGAACAATTCAGAGGCCGGAACGGTGGCCAAGGTGGCAGCCGAAGACCGCATCCGCCGTAAACTCGACTCGGTAAAAGGGTCAGACGACCGGCTCGTAGCCATAAGGCTCGTCTCCCGGAGCCTGGTGGATGCAGAATCCTATAAATCGGCTGGAGTCAGTGCTGTCCGCAGCGGTGAGGATATTCAGGCAAGAATCAACAGGATCGATGAGGGTAAGGGCCAGCCGGTCTGGTTCCCCGTGCTGGATAAAGGGTTCTTCGGAATGTACAGTGAGTCCTCCATGACGATGGGCCGGCTGCTGCGCAATATCCAGAACCCGGCGGCCGAATATTATATGCTGGTAGAGATTAAAGGAAGCGCCTTGACGGATGTGCTGTCCAATCTGCATATCGGGCAGTCCGGGGAGATCCGGATTCTGGACCCGCAGGGCAGCATTGTATATGGAGCGGAGAATGCGCTGCTTGGACAGGCCTCATACATACAGGTGAACGGAGAACAACCGGACGGGCAGGAGCAGTCCTTTACAGCCAATGATGAACAGGACAAGTCCCAGCTCGTAGTCTACCAGCCGCTGGCTACTGGAGGATGGACCTTGATCGGCTACGCTCCGGTCAGAGATTTTACCAAATCGGCTGACAAGCTGCTCTATATAACCTTCGCAGTAGTGCTGGCAGCAGCCCTGATCGCGCTGCTGATCGGTTATGTTCTTGTCCGCCTGATCGGACGTCCGCTGGGCAAGCTGGCCCGGCTGATGGAAGAGGGAGAGCAGGGCAATCTCCAGGTACGGACAAATTTCAAAGGCCAGGATGAGATCGGGCGTCTGGGCCACAGCTTCAATAAAATGATGGAGCAGATCTCCCTGCTGGCCAGCCAGAGCAGCAGGTCGGCTGCGGAAGTGCTGGCAACGTCAGAGCAGCTGGTCACAGCTTCCGGGGCAACCGCAAGCCACGCGAGAGAGGTGGCCGAAGCGACCGGGGAGATTGCGCAGGGTGCAGCCAGTCTGGCGGCGGAAGCAGAGGCCGGCAACCGGAATGTGGAGCGGATGGGCGGCAAAATGCGCGAAGTGGCCGGGATTAACACCATTATGGACAGCTCTGCGGAGCGGGTGCTTGCTGTCAGTGAGCAGGGAGCCGGGCTGATGAAAATGCTGGTAGCCCAAAGTGAGTCAACAGTGCAGATGATGAATCTGATTCAGGAAAACTCAGCCAGACTGCAGGAAAGCACGCATCTGATCCGCAATATCCTGAGTCCGATGATTGCCGTCACCAAGCAGACGAATATTCTGGCATTGAATGCTTCCATCGAAGCAGTCCGGGCAGGAGCAGCCGGCAGAGGGTTTATTGTCATTGCGAACGAGATCAGAGGGCTGGCGAACCAGTCCAGCCAGTCGATTCAGTCTGTTTCCGGCATTATAGAAGAGATCAGCCGGCATATTGAAAATACGGTTAAGGTCGTAAGCGAGGCTGACCCGCTGTTCCGGGAACAGATTACATCCGTGCGGGAATCTTCTGTTATATTTGAGAGTGTACGCAGCGAGATGGAGGCTTTGCTTGAGTTAATCAGCCAATCATCATCATCCGTTGCTGAACTGGACAGCTACCAGCACCAGTTAGGCGAATCCATGGCCAGTGTCACCTCCGTTGTGCAGCAGACCAGCGCCTCTACCCAGGAGGTGGCCTCGATGTCATCGCAGCAATTCATCGTCAGCGAGGAGCTGGTTGCCCTCTCGGCGAAGCTGGAGGAGCTGGCTGAGAATCTCAAGCAGTCGCTGGTTTCTTTTGAGGGCTGA
- a CDS encoding DUF11 domain-containing protein — MTNQSMVLFSSAAGIDGITFSNTVNTQVVGPVLSLAKSADKTSVSLGETLVYTITASNSGNLPALVTVMDALPAGVSFIANSVIRDGVPLPGVSPEGGIPLDAVAPQSQVTVAFQVIVVSLPPSLELQNAATGQYSFLTAGGRMIQGEIRSNIVTVPLLSYQLSILLTVNTPTSFIGDVITYTLLLRNEGVRPLAAVSAVIPVPEGTVFIPGSVIAGGVYSPEADPAAGIPLGTLAASAAAEISFRVRVSTVPPESVLVTNAALSYVVDEDPELVESNTVNVAVVQAGINVSLKVDRHSATPGDNLRYEFTVTNSGNLAVEAVLADTIPAGTLFIWDSIQVNGVPRPGVRPGEGIPLGTLRPGAIVHVGFLVSVPAATDIRELPAIRNQGSAGYTYTLPDGRNVRQYSRSNTVITLLYAPIITIQMTGEPPIVEHGSIAEFNIHVMNSGNYPADVTVIRIVPQGTVIEPDIVTISSVTVPGNSYSGAVPLGVLEPGQTVHLTYRVRINIDYMGNTLQGYATALYTYTIEDRRYSGEARSNAYRLIIEEISE; from the coding sequence GTGACGAATCAATCCATGGTGCTGTTCAGCTCAGCGGCGGGGATTGACGGAATTACTTTTTCCAACACCGTCAATACCCAGGTTGTAGGTCCTGTTCTCTCTCTGGCCAAAAGCGCAGACAAAACCAGTGTTTCCCTCGGGGAAACACTGGTTTATACCATCACGGCAAGCAACAGCGGCAATCTTCCTGCGCTGGTTACCGTTATGGATGCCCTTCCCGCAGGGGTATCGTTTATTGCCAACAGCGTCATAAGAGATGGTGTGCCGCTGCCCGGTGTATCTCCAGAAGGCGGCATTCCGCTTGATGCGGTTGCCCCGCAAAGCCAGGTTACCGTAGCCTTCCAGGTGATCGTCGTTTCGCTTCCGCCGTCACTTGAGCTGCAGAATGCCGCAACCGGCCAATACTCCTTTCTTACTGCGGGCGGCAGAATGATACAGGGGGAAATCCGCTCGAACATTGTCACAGTACCTCTGCTGTCCTATCAGCTCTCCATTCTGCTTACTGTCAACACCCCGACCTCCTTCATCGGAGATGTGATCACCTACACGCTCCTGCTGAGAAACGAGGGGGTACGGCCTTTAGCCGCTGTTTCTGCAGTCATCCCTGTGCCGGAGGGGACCGTGTTTATCCCCGGAAGCGTAATCGCCGGCGGAGTCTATTCACCGGAAGCGGACCCTGCTGCCGGCATTCCGCTGGGAACCCTGGCCGCCAGCGCCGCTGCGGAAATCTCCTTCCGGGTACGGGTCAGCACAGTCCCGCCGGAATCCGTACTTGTAACGAATGCGGCACTCTCCTACGTCGTCGACGAGGATCCCGAATTGGTGGAAAGCAACACAGTAAACGTGGCCGTTGTGCAGGCAGGCATCAATGTCAGTCTTAAGGTAGACCGGCACAGTGCCACTCCGGGCGATAACCTGCGCTATGAATTTACAGTTACCAACAGCGGCAACCTGGCTGTTGAAGCCGTTCTTGCCGATACTATCCCCGCCGGTACCCTGTTTATCTGGGACAGCATACAGGTAAACGGGGTGCCCCGGCCGGGTGTCCGTCCCGGGGAGGGCATTCCGCTTGGCACCTTAAGACCGGGAGCCATAGTTCATGTAGGGTTTCTCGTGTCTGTACCCGCCGCTACCGATATCCGTGAGCTGCCGGCAATCCGCAACCAGGGGAGTGCCGGATATACCTATACACTGCCGGACGGCCGGAATGTCAGACAGTATTCCCGGTCCAACACCGTGATTACCCTGCTGTACGCCCCGATTATCACCATTCAGATGACCGGTGAGCCGCCAATTGTCGAACATGGAAGCATTGCCGAGTTCAATATCCATGTAATGAACAGCGGAAATTATCCTGCTGATGTAACCGTAATCCGGATTGTGCCGCAGGGCACGGTTATTGAACCGGATATTGTAACGATCAGCTCAGTCACGGTACCTGGCAATTCATACAGCGGCGCTGTACCGCTCGGTGTTCTTGAGCCGGGACAGACGGTCCACCTGACCTACAGGGTCAGAATCAATATCGATTACATGGGCAATACCCTCCAGGGCTATGCAACAGCACTGTATACGTATACCATTGAAGACCGCCGTTATTCAGGTGAAGCAAGATCCAACGCTTACCGCCTGATTATTGAAGAGATCAGCGAGTAA
- a CDS encoding AraC family transcriptional regulator, which yields MSELSGSLFQQSLLEKEYSPHFFAYYYKQWDQYTMPFHQHNSTEIMYVISGSCAVDVRSAGQADRFRLKRSELIILDANVPHRLMVEPGSGCRMLNVEFGFAEYRGVAPSLSRLACEEEELADFLQKPFISLVLSDPEEVFHVLKALVLELDQYGKEGGSLVQLLFAELLLRLSRLHRERLIASQQPSQLYVRRAIEFLHQNYDRSIQVKEVAAAVNVHPGYLHRIFKAQTGRTLTDYLNLLRMEKAKMLLGQNEIPVAEIADYVGISSRQYFHLLFKKYAGITPVEFRNSIERYSWSEISSFTDER from the coding sequence ATGAGTGAGCTAAGCGGAAGCCTGTTTCAGCAGTCTCTGCTTGAGAAGGAATACAGTCCGCATTTTTTTGCCTACTATTATAAGCAGTGGGATCAATATACGATGCCGTTCCATCAGCATAACTCGACGGAAATTATGTATGTCATCTCCGGGAGCTGTGCGGTCGATGTGCGCAGCGCAGGACAAGCGGATCGGTTCAGGCTGAAGCGCAGTGAGCTGATTATACTCGACGCCAATGTCCCGCACCGGCTGATGGTTGAGCCGGGCAGCGGCTGCCGGATGCTGAATGTGGAGTTTGGCTTTGCGGAGTACAGGGGCGTTGCGCCGTCACTCAGCAGGCTGGCCTGTGAGGAGGAGGAGCTGGCTGATTTTTTGCAAAAACCGTTCATCAGCCTTGTGCTGTCTGATCCGGAGGAGGTCTTTCATGTGCTGAAGGCACTGGTGCTGGAGCTGGATCAGTACGGCAAGGAGGGCGGCAGCCTCGTTCAGCTGCTGTTCGCTGAGCTGCTGCTCCGGCTGTCCAGGCTGCACCGCGAACGGCTGATTGCCAGCCAGCAGCCCTCCCAGCTGTATGTACGCCGGGCAATCGAGTTTCTGCACCAGAATTATGACCGCAGCATTCAGGTCAAGGAGGTCGCAGCGGCTGTCAATGTACACCCGGGATACCTGCACCGCATTTTTAAGGCACAGACCGGCAGAACGCTGACCGATTATCTGAACCTGCTGCGGATGGAGAAGGCCAAGATGCTGCTCGGGCAGAACGAGATTCCGGTAGCCGAAATTGCTGACTATGTCGGAATCAGCAGCAGGCAGTATTTTCATCTGCTGTTTAAAAAGTATGCCGGCATCACCCCGGTCGAATTCCGCAACTCCATTGAACGTTATTCCTGGAGTGAAATCAGCTCGTTTACGGATGAAAGGTGA
- the yhbH gene encoding sporulation protein YhbH — translation MPQSPEPYAFVVSKEDWSLHRKGHQDQERHQQKVREAIKDNLPDLVTEENIIMSDGKQIVKVPIRSLDEYRIIYNFRKQKHVGQGDGDSQVGDVLGRDSQSSQPGKGDKAGDQPGQDTVEAEVNLEDLEDILFQDLELPHLAPKDKEEIEVKSIVFNDIRKKGMMSNIDKKRTLLENLRRNASSGRPGIHSISPDDLRYKTWDDITIPHSNAVIIAMMDTSGSMGTFEKYCARSFFFWMTRFLRRQYEKVDIVFLAHHTEAKEVSEHDFFTRGESGGTICSSAYQKAIEIIDSRYPPAKYNIYPFHFSDGDNLTSDNERCVKLIGELLKRSNMFGYGEVNQYNRSSTLMSAYRHMKQEQFMHYVIKDKKEVYQALKTFFGKRTPVK, via the coding sequence CTGCCGCAATCACCGGAACCGTACGCGTTTGTAGTCTCAAAAGAAGACTGGTCCCTGCACCGTAAAGGCCATCAGGATCAGGAACGTCACCAGCAGAAGGTCAGGGAAGCCATTAAGGATAATCTGCCCGACCTTGTTACCGAAGAGAACATTATCATGTCCGACGGCAAGCAGATTGTAAAAGTACCGATCCGCAGTCTGGATGAATACCGGATTATTTATAACTTCCGCAAACAGAAACACGTCGGCCAGGGCGACGGCGACAGCCAGGTGGGCGATGTGCTCGGCCGTGATTCCCAGTCCTCCCAGCCGGGCAAAGGCGACAAGGCCGGTGATCAGCCGGGCCAGGACACGGTTGAGGCGGAGGTCAATCTGGAGGATCTGGAGGATATTCTGTTTCAGGACCTGGAACTTCCGCATCTGGCCCCCAAGGATAAGGAAGAGATCGAGGTCAAATCCATTGTATTCAACGACATCCGTAAAAAAGGCATGATGTCGAACATCGACAAGAAGCGTACCCTGCTGGAGAACCTGCGGCGTAACGCCAGCAGCGGCCGGCCGGGCATCCACAGCATCAGCCCGGATGATCTGCGCTACAAAACCTGGGATGATATTACGATCCCCCACTCTAATGCCGTTATCATTGCAATGATGGATACGTCGGGCAGTATGGGTACCTTTGAGAAGTATTGCGCCCGCAGCTTCTTTTTCTGGATGACCCGCTTCCTGCGCCGCCAGTACGAGAAGGTTGATATCGTCTTCCTGGCCCATCATACCGAAGCCAAGGAAGTCAGCGAGCATGATTTCTTCACCCGGGGCGAGAGCGGCGGCACGATCTGTTCCTCGGCCTACCAGAAGGCGATTGAGATTATCGACAGCCGCTATCCGCCGGCAAAATATAATATCTACCCGTTCCACTTCTCCGACGGCGACAACCTGACCTCGGATAACGAACGCTGCGTCAAGCTGATCGGCGAGCTGCTGAAGCGCAGCAACATGTTCGGCTATGGCGAGGTGAACCAGTACAACCGCAGCAGCACGCTGATGTCCGCCTACCGCCATATGAAGCAGGAGCAGTTCATGCATTATGTCATCAAGGACAAAAAAGAAGTGTATCAGGCGCTCAAGACCTTTTTTGGCAAAAGAACTCCGGTGAAGTAA
- a CDS encoding helix-turn-helix transcriptional regulator encodes MPDNKDYGALTEGVYYILLSLFTPMHGYGIMQNVKLLSNQRVELGAGTLYGALSTLVERGWIELLQGEQDSRKKEYRITEDGRTAVRTEMARLEELLANGKKLIGGEPE; translated from the coding sequence GTGCCGGATAACAAAGATTACGGAGCTTTAACAGAAGGCGTATATTATATTCTCTTATCCCTGTTCACCCCGATGCACGGCTACGGCATTATGCAGAACGTGAAGCTGCTGAGCAATCAGCGGGTTGAGCTGGGCGCAGGCACATTATACGGTGCGCTGAGCACACTGGTGGAACGGGGCTGGATCGAGCTGCTGCAGGGGGAGCAGGATTCCCGCAAGAAGGAATACCGGATTACAGAGGACGGCCGGACTGCTGTCCGGACTGAGATGGCCAGACTTGAGGAGCTGCTGGCAAACGGTAAAAAGCTTATAGGAGGCGAACCGGAATGA
- a CDS encoding DUF2812 domain-containing protein produces the protein MSLVKRRFFSDFEKEEQWLNEMAAQGLALSEYSLARYTFEESGKGEYIYRIELLKNDPKGAEAAEYLQFMEEAGAEQVPTGNWLWGKLKYNNLRWVIFRRKASEGAFTIYSDIDSKIKHYKRINSLWLSVAVMELIVGFFNISLMFVNNPTAINRINLVVGLLLIVLGVFFLWISMPIRKKITKLQHDQLIRE, from the coding sequence ATGAGTCTCGTAAAACGCAGATTTTTCAGTGATTTTGAAAAAGAAGAGCAATGGCTGAATGAGATGGCCGCCCAAGGGCTCGCGCTAAGCGAATACTCCTTGGCACGTTACACATTTGAGGAAAGCGGCAAGGGAGAATATATCTACCGTATTGAGCTGCTGAAGAATGATCCGAAGGGAGCCGAGGCTGCTGAATATCTGCAGTTTATGGAGGAGGCCGGAGCGGAGCAGGTGCCCACTGGCAACTGGTTATGGGGCAAGCTGAAATACAATAACCTGCGCTGGGTAATCTTCAGAAGGAAAGCGTCCGAGGGCGCATTCACCATCTATTCCGATATTGATTCCAAAATCAAACACTATAAAAGAATTAACAGTCTATGGCTTTCCGTGGCGGTGATGGAGCTGATTGTCGGCTTTTTCAATATATCCCTCATGTTCGTGAACAATCCTACTGCCATTAACCGGATTAACCTTGTCGTAGGCCTGCTGCTCATCGTTCTGGGCGTATTCTTTCTTTGGATCAGTATGCCTATCCGCAAAAAGATTACCAAGCTGCAACATGACCAGCTGATCCGGGAGTGA
- a CDS encoding sugar ABC transporter permease, translating into MIGRKLANFVRLAGSYIILIVLAVAALYPALWILLASFRPGKSLYSKTLIPEKFTLSHYKELFTSDVYMFGTWYTNTLKIAVFSMLIGVLLTLLTSYALSRFRFKSRKTTMSTLLILGMFPGFMSMIAIYLLLKEFNLLDTHLALIIVYAAGAPLGGTLIAKGFLDTIPRSLDEAARIDGASNFGIFTRIILPLSRPMITYMALTQFVGPWVDFIFAKLVLRTKENWTVAVGMWDMVNSQQNSNFTLFAAGAVMISVPIMILFAFLQRLLVDGLTAGASKG; encoded by the coding sequence ATGATCGGACGCAAACTCGCAAACTTTGTACGCCTGGCTGGCAGCTATATCATTCTGATTGTTTTGGCGGTTGCAGCGCTGTATCCGGCTCTGTGGATTCTTTTGGCCTCCTTCCGTCCGGGTAAATCGCTGTACAGCAAAACGCTGATTCCTGAGAAGTTCACACTCTCCCATTATAAAGAGCTGTTTACTTCAGATGTTTACATGTTCGGCACCTGGTACACCAACACATTGAAGATTGCCGTATTCTCCATGCTGATCGGTGTTTTGTTAACACTGCTTACAAGCTACGCTCTGTCAAGATTCCGGTTCAAAAGCCGCAAGACTACGATGTCAACACTGCTGATTCTCGGTATGTTCCCGGGCTTCATGAGTATGATTGCCATCTACCTGCTGCTGAAGGAATTTAATCTGCTCGATACGCATCTGGCTTTGATTATTGTATATGCAGCGGGAGCGCCGCTGGGCGGGACGCTGATAGCCAAGGGCTTCCTGGATACCATACCGCGTTCGCTGGATGAAGCGGCACGGATTGACGGAGCGAGCAACTTCGGGATTTTTACCCGGATTATCCTTCCGTTATCGCGTCCGATGATCACCTATATGGCACTGACCCAGTTTGTCGGCCCATGGGTGGATTTCATCTTCGCCAAGCTGGTTCTGCGGACCAAGGAAAACTGGACCGTTGCAGTCGGCATGTGGGATATGGTTAACAGCCAGCAGAATTCGAACTTTACGCTGTTCGCAGCCGGCGCGGTAATGATCTCCGTTCCGATTATGATCCTGTTCGCATTCCTGCAGCGGCTTCTGGTTGACGGTCTGACCGCCGGCGCCAGCAAGGGATAA
- a CDS encoding alpha-glucosidase/alpha-galactosidase, translating to MSFKVTFIGAGSIGFTRGLLRDLLTVAEFRNIEVSFMDINDHNLQMVTELCQRDITENGLPIRIKPTTDRREALKDAKYVFCTIRMGGLEAFATDVDIPLKYGVDQCVGDTLCAGGIMYGQRGIAEMLEICRDIREVASPDVLLLNYSNPMAMLTWACNQYGGVRTIGLCHGVQHGHHQIAEVYGLEKSEVDIICAGINHQTWYISAKHKGKDLTAGLLEAFERHPEFSRTEKVRIDMLRRFGYYSTESNGHLSEYVPWYRKRSGEIMDWIDLGSWINGETGGYLRVCTEGRNWFETDFPNWMKDPALEYTAEHRGEEHGSYIIEGLETGRVYRGHFNVVNNGVIANLPDDAIIEAPGYVDHNGISMPLVGGLPLGPAAVCNVSISVQRLAVEAAVHGDDQLLRQAFMMDPLVGAVCNPKEIWQMVDEMLVAGEQWLPQYKTAIAAAKERLASGNLIPTRTDNEGAARLKVKTVEEMQQDRDAANKNAGESDKGKDREKVH from the coding sequence ATGTCTTTTAAAGTGACCTTTATCGGGGCGGGCAGTATCGGATTCACCCGCGGACTGCTGCGAGATCTGCTTACTGTAGCGGAATTCCGCAATATTGAAGTATCGTTTATGGATATTAACGACCACAATCTGCAGATGGTGACCGAGCTGTGCCAGCGGGATATCACAGAGAACGGCCTGCCGATCCGGATCAAGCCCACCACGGACCGCAGAGAGGCGCTGAAGGATGCCAAGTACGTATTTTGTACAATCCGCATGGGCGGGCTGGAGGCTTTTGCCACCGATGTGGATATACCGCTGAAGTATGGTGTTGACCAATGTGTGGGCGATACGCTGTGTGCCGGAGGGATCATGTACGGACAACGCGGGATTGCTGAAATGCTGGAAATCTGCCGCGATATCCGTGAGGTTGCCTCGCCCGATGTACTGCTGCTCAATTACTCCAATCCGATGGCGATGCTGACCTGGGCCTGCAACCAATACGGCGGCGTCCGGACGATCGGCTTATGCCACGGCGTACAGCACGGACATCACCAGATCGCTGAAGTCTACGGACTGGAGAAATCCGAGGTGGACATTATCTGTGCGGGCATTAACCATCAGACCTGGTATATCTCGGCGAAGCATAAAGGCAAGGATCTGACAGCAGGCCTGCTGGAAGCCTTTGAGCGTCATCCGGAATTCAGCCGGACAGAAAAGGTACGGATTGATATGCTGCGCAGGTTCGGCTACTACAGTACGGAATCCAACGGCCATTTGAGCGAATATGTGCCGTGGTACCGCAAGCGCAGCGGTGAAATTATGGACTGGATCGATCTCGGCAGCTGGATTAACGGTGAAACAGGCGGATACCTGCGGGTGTGTACGGAAGGGCGTAACTGGTTCGAGACTGATTTTCCTAACTGGATGAAGGACCCGGCACTGGAGTATACGGCGGAGCACCGCGGGGAAGAGCATGGCTCCTATATTATAGAAGGACTGGAGACCGGCCGGGTGTACCGGGGACACTTCAATGTTGTGAACAATGGCGTAATCGCCAACCTGCCGGACGATGCCATTATTGAAGCGCCGGGCTATGTGGATCATAACGGGATCTCGATGCCGCTGGTCGGCGGGCTGCCGCTCGGTCCGGCCGCTGTCTGCAACGTCAGCATATCGGTACAGCGTCTGGCGGTGGAGGCAGCCGTGCACGGGGACGACCAGCTGCTGCGTCAGGCGTTCATGATGGACCCGCTGGTCGGGGCAGTCTGCAATCCGAAGGAAATCTGGCAGATGGTCGACGAAATGTTAGTTGCCGGGGAGCAGTGGCTTCCGCAATATAAGACGGCAATTGCTGCTGCCAAGGAACGTCTGGCTTCAGGGAATCTGATCCCTACACGTACAGACAATGAGGGAGCTGCACGCCTCAAAGTGAAAACAGTGGAGGAAATGCAGCAGGACCGCGATGCCGCCAATAAAAATGCCGGTGAATCCGACAAGGGCAAGGACCGCGAGAAGGTGCATTAA
- a CDS encoding ABC transporter permease subunit, translating to MQRHRTRAAILSTVFMGLGQIYNRQFIKGLIFLAVEALGLIYMINNLGRALWGIVTLGDSPSRLEKVNGIAKMVAGDHSIFIMIESLITLLFFVILLFAWVTNIRDAYKIGAARDAGLESNTFKQTIRYILDYKFAQSFLILPGIGILFFTIMPIIFMIMLAFTNFAAPDHIPPARLVDWVGFETFRNLLFLKTWSETFYGVLTWTIIWAVLSTVTTYFGGVLVALLVNQKGIRFKGFWRIILIVPYAVPQMISLLLMRNLFNGQFGPINQYLGYFGLGGLPWLTDPFWAKVTVILVNMWVGIPVSMLLVMGVLTTIPRDMYEAAEVDGATNYQKFRIVTLPMILFSTAPTLIMQFAGNINNFNAIYLLTGGSPVNGNYQYAGSTDLLVTWLYKLTSDQNKNNMASAIGIIIFIIVAGFSLYNYRRTKSFKEEDMIQ from the coding sequence ATGCAGCGACACCGTACGAGAGCCGCAATACTGTCGACCGTATTTATGGGATTGGGACAAATATATAACCGCCAATTCATCAAGGGTCTTATCTTCTTGGCCGTAGAGGCACTAGGCCTTATTTATATGATTAATAACTTGGGAAGAGCTCTTTGGGGCATTGTGACACTGGGAGATTCTCCAAGCCGGCTTGAAAAAGTAAACGGTATTGCCAAAATGGTTGCAGGTGACCACTCGATCTTTATTATGATTGAGAGTTTGATTACTCTCCTGTTCTTTGTCATTTTGCTGTTTGCCTGGGTTACAAACATTAGAGATGCCTATAAGATCGGAGCGGCACGGGATGCCGGTCTTGAATCCAATACATTCAAACAAACGATCCGTTATATTCTGGATTATAAATTTGCCCAATCGTTTCTGATTCTTCCCGGCATAGGCATTCTGTTCTTTACGATTATGCCGATTATCTTTATGATCATGCTTGCCTTCACCAACTTTGCCGCACCGGATCACATCCCGCCTGCCAGGCTGGTGGACTGGGTCGGATTTGAAACCTTCCGCAATTTGCTGTTCCTGAAAACATGGAGCGAAACTTTCTATGGAGTATTAACATGGACGATCATCTGGGCGGTGCTCTCGACGGTTACTACATACTTCGGCGGCGTGCTTGTGGCGCTGCTGGTTAACCAGAAAGGGATCCGTTTCAAAGGCTTCTGGAGAATTATTCTGATTGTTCCTTATGCTGTGCCGCAGATGATCTCGCTGCTGCTTATGCGTAACCTTTTCAACGGACAGTTTGGTCCGATCAACCAGTATCTGGGGTATTTCGGGCTTGGCGGACTGCCTTGGCTGACCGACCCGTTCTGGGCTAAAGTAACGGTTATCCTCGTCAATATGTGGGTAGGGATACCGGTATCCATGCTGCTGGTAATGGGTGTACTGACTACCATTCCGCGTGATATGTATGAAGCTGCTGAAGTAGACGGTGCTACGAATTATCAGAAATTCCGGATCGTCACACTGCCGATGATTCTTTTCTCAACCGCACCTACACTGATTATGCAGTTTGCCGGTAATATCAATAACTTTAATGCCATTTACCTGCTTACAGGCGGCAGCCCGGTTAACGGTAACTATCAATATGCCGGCTCAACTGACCTGCTGGTTACATGGCTGTACAAACTAACGTCTGACCAGAACAAAAATAATATGGCTTCCGCAATCGGGATTATCATCTTTATCATTGTAGCCGGATTCTCCCTGTACAATTACCGCCGGACCAAGTCATTTAAAGAGGAGGATATGATCCAATGA